A region of Streptomyces sp. NBC_01750 DNA encodes the following proteins:
- a CDS encoding acyl-CoA dehydrogenase family protein, giving the protein MDGYFASRLHQQLRDHVRDFAEKEIRPRIPAMEAARAVHHELSRLIARQGWLGATIGKEHGGMGMGHLAKTIIIEELSRVSGAMGAMVQASQLGVAKIVHFGNDEQKKTWLPSIAAGDCLPTIAVTEPESGGHVLGMSATAVRDGDDYVLNGRKVFVGNSHIGDLHGVVVRTGPGSRGLTAFLVESDRPGFGIGEQRPTMGLHGFSFGELHFDNCRVPAPNRLGEEGDGLAVAYSSSVLYGRANLTAVSLGIHQAILEETTRFCSDRRRYGKPLHELPSVKLKLGSLQSRLMTSRLAAYHAVHLLDEGLPCDAELMNAKLVNVESAIDSARNAMEIHAAAGLFTDRPIERYLRDALHMFAPAGTSDVQLLRLAEVALGTAKGQWSQQLSDVVRLDAAV; this is encoded by the coding sequence ATGGACGGTTACTTCGCCAGTCGACTACATCAGCAACTACGTGATCATGTGCGTGACTTCGCAGAGAAGGAGATACGTCCGCGGATCCCAGCGATGGAGGCAGCCCGTGCCGTCCACCACGAACTGTCCCGGCTCATCGCCCGGCAGGGCTGGCTCGGCGCCACGATCGGCAAGGAGCACGGCGGGATGGGGATGGGACACCTCGCCAAGACCATCATCATCGAGGAGCTGTCCCGGGTCAGCGGCGCGATGGGCGCGATGGTGCAGGCCTCCCAGCTGGGCGTTGCCAAGATTGTCCACTTCGGCAACGACGAGCAGAAGAAGACCTGGCTCCCCTCCATCGCCGCCGGCGACTGCCTCCCGACGATCGCGGTCACCGAACCCGAGTCGGGCGGCCATGTGCTGGGCATGAGCGCCACCGCCGTACGGGACGGCGACGACTACGTTCTCAATGGCCGAAAGGTGTTCGTCGGCAACAGCCATATCGGTGATCTGCACGGCGTGGTGGTCAGGACCGGACCCGGATCCAGGGGGTTAACGGCCTTCCTGGTCGAGTCGGACCGGCCGGGCTTCGGGATCGGCGAGCAGCGGCCGACCATGGGTCTGCACGGCTTCAGCTTCGGCGAGTTGCACTTCGACAACTGCCGTGTCCCCGCGCCGAACCGCCTCGGCGAGGAGGGCGACGGGCTGGCCGTGGCGTACTCCTCCAGCGTGCTCTACGGACGCGCCAATCTCACCGCCGTATCGCTCGGCATCCACCAGGCGATCCTGGAGGAGACCACGAGGTTCTGCTCCGATCGGCGGCGTTACGGCAAGCCGCTCCATGAACTTCCGTCCGTCAAACTGAAGTTGGGGTCGTTACAGTCCCGGTTGATGACCTCCAGGCTCGCCGCGTACCACGCCGTGCATCTGCTCGACGAGGGGCTGCCGTGCGATGCGGAGCTGATGAACGCAAAGCTGGTCAATGTCGAGTCGGCGATCGACTCAGCGCGTAACGCCATGGAGATCCATGCCGCGGCAGGGCTCTTCACCGACCGCCCCATCGAGCGGTATCTGCGGGACGCGCTCCATATGTTCGCCCCGGCCGGCACGTCCGACGTACAACTGCTGCGCCTGGCGGAGGTGGCGCTGGGCACGGCGAAGGGCCAGTGGTCGCAGCAGCTGTCCGACGTGGTCCGGCTGGACGCCGCCGTCTGA
- a CDS encoding MmcQ/YjbR family DNA-binding protein → MATADDVRRLALGLPGAVEKLAWGRPTFRLEGGGKIFASLDDDDRVMGVKCPQEDREELIASEPEKFFMRAGHDDNYAWLRVRLAAVEDDEELYAILLDSWRQAAPRRLVDAHPELGRPSAG, encoded by the coding sequence ATGGCCACTGCTGACGATGTGCGCAGGCTCGCGCTCGGCCTCCCCGGCGCGGTGGAGAAGCTCGCCTGGGGCAGGCCCACGTTCCGCTTGGAGGGCGGCGGCAAGATCTTCGCCTCGCTCGATGACGACGACAGGGTGATGGGCGTGAAGTGCCCCCAGGAGGACCGGGAGGAGCTGATCGCCTCCGAGCCCGAGAAGTTCTTCATGCGCGCGGGACATGACGACAACTACGCCTGGCTGCGGGTGCGGCTGGCCGCCGTGGAGGACGATGAGGAGCTGTACGCGATCCTGCTCGACTCCTGGCGCCAGGCCGCACCTCGCAGACTGGTCGACGCACACCCCGAGCTCGGACGGCCTTCCGCAGGGTGA
- a CDS encoding molybdopterin-dependent oxidoreductase, whose amino-acid sequence MREGPPTGPSRPGFWRSPLRGPWLTSVFGAVLLVGIPVLFVTGLLSYAAYNPDLAGNDQTPDRGWLGFCLFAWPTDPYWLYRLNQGVHVTLGIVLIPVLLAKLWSVIPRLFAWPPVSSVSQALERLSLLLLVGGVLFEFATGVLNIQLDYIFPGSFYVLHFYGAWVFIGAFVVHIAFRVPLVIRTLRSRALRNELRMPGRTNAAPGDETGLVSPNQTPPTISRRGALGMVGAGSLVLLAVTAGQSIGGSLRSTALLAPHGQEPGPGPNGFQINKTAAGVGIRARDIGPGWRLVVRGGGRERIFTREQVLALPQHGAALPIACVEGWSTDDQEWSGVRLADLAALVGFADRVPGVFVESAQRSGAFRSAMLRDNQVRDVRSLLALRVNGADLSPDHGYPARVIVPANPGVHNTKWVTRLTFGESA is encoded by the coding sequence CTGCGGGAAGGCCCGCCGACCGGTCCGTCACGGCCGGGCTTTTGGCGCAGTCCTCTGCGGGGGCCGTGGCTGACCTCTGTTTTCGGCGCGGTTCTGCTCGTCGGCATCCCGGTGTTGTTCGTGACCGGGCTGCTCTCCTACGCCGCCTACAACCCGGATCTTGCGGGCAATGACCAGACCCCCGACAGGGGGTGGCTGGGCTTCTGTCTGTTCGCCTGGCCGACCGATCCGTACTGGCTCTACCGCCTCAACCAGGGCGTCCATGTCACGCTCGGCATCGTCCTGATCCCAGTGCTCCTGGCGAAGCTGTGGTCGGTGATCCCCCGACTGTTCGCCTGGCCTCCTGTGAGCTCGGTCAGCCAGGCGCTCGAACGCCTGTCGCTGCTCCTGCTCGTGGGCGGGGTGTTGTTCGAGTTCGCCACGGGTGTGCTCAATATCCAGCTGGACTACATCTTCCCCGGCTCCTTCTACGTTCTGCACTTCTACGGGGCCTGGGTGTTCATCGGCGCCTTCGTCGTGCATATCGCCTTCCGCGTGCCCCTGGTGATCCGGACACTGCGCAGCCGCGCCCTCCGCAATGAGCTGCGCATGCCCGGCCGCACGAACGCAGCACCAGGGGACGAAACCGGTCTCGTGAGCCCCAACCAGACCCCGCCGACAATCTCGCGGCGGGGTGCTCTGGGCATGGTGGGCGCGGGCTCCCTGGTACTGCTCGCAGTGACGGCCGGGCAGAGCATCGGCGGCTCCCTCAGATCCACCGCCCTGCTTGCCCCGCACGGCCAGGAGCCCGGGCCCGGTCCGAACGGTTTCCAGATCAACAAGACCGCGGCAGGCGTGGGAATTCGTGCCCGCGACATCGGCCCCGGGTGGCGCCTGGTCGTACGGGGCGGGGGCCGCGAACGGATCTTCACCCGCGAACAGGTGCTGGCGTTGCCGCAACACGGCGCGGCGCTGCCCATCGCCTGCGTGGAAGGGTGGTCCACCGACGACCAGGAGTGGAGCGGGGTGCGGCTGGCCGACCTGGCCGCACTTGTCGGCTTCGCGGACCGAGTGCCGGGTGTGTTCGTCGAATCCGCCCAGCGCAGCGGGGCCTTCCGCTCGGCCATGCTGCGCGACAACCAGGTCCGCGATGTGCGCTCGCTGCTGGCCCTGCGGGTCAATGGAGCCGACCTGTCGCCGGATCACGGGTATCCGGCGCGCGTCATCGTCCCGGCCAACCCGGGTGTCCACAACACCAAATGGGTCACCCGGCTGACCTTCGGGGAGAGCGCATGA
- a CDS encoding DUF6445 family protein, whose product MPPHPPRTPALPVLPYRKPTPGRDYWVLNDVLPDVDAVRARCLAKEDWVEGHPHKPQSWPGLRTMPGLEPEELSQVEELVKRAIGARRIWQQTNPGGGTLNHNCIQIVGKDECEPRPHTDSRALCRYAAVLYLNPNVPKGCGTSFYRQSLPGGRLGGNLVTAPHNDLVDALGTRFVPPDSFTEDVRVPHRYNRLLLYTANMMHSATGYWGRALEDKRMTAVFFWMA is encoded by the coding sequence ATGCCCCCACACCCCCCGCGGACCCCGGCGCTCCCGGTACTCCCCTACCGCAAACCCACACCCGGCCGGGACTATTGGGTGCTGAACGATGTGCTGCCCGACGTGGATGCCGTCCGGGCCCGCTGCCTCGCCAAGGAGGACTGGGTCGAGGGCCACCCGCACAAGCCCCAGAGCTGGCCCGGCCTGCGCACGATGCCGGGGCTCGAACCGGAGGAACTCTCCCAGGTCGAAGAACTGGTGAAGAGGGCCATCGGCGCGCGCCGGATATGGCAGCAAACGAACCCTGGTGGCGGCACGCTCAACCACAACTGCATCCAGATCGTCGGCAAGGACGAATGCGAGCCGCGCCCACACACCGATTCACGTGCGCTGTGTCGTTACGCCGCGGTGCTCTATCTCAATCCGAACGTGCCCAAGGGCTGCGGAACCAGTTTTTACCGGCAGAGTCTGCCTGGCGGACGACTCGGCGGAAACCTGGTGACAGCGCCACACAACGACCTTGTCGACGCCCTGGGCACACGCTTCGTCCCGCCCGACTCTTTCACCGAGGATGTGCGCGTGCCGCACCGGTACAACCGTCTGCTCCTCTACACCGCAAACATGATGCACAGCGCCACCGGTTACTGGGGCAGGGCCTTGGAGGACAAGCGCATGACAGCGGTCTTCTTCTGGATGGCCTGA
- a CDS encoding cytochrome P450 produces MASKDHARLDELQRDPYPLYARARRAEGLTFVPELDAWLVARDTDVREVLRRPEEFSSVRALLPDVMPSPAALEVLAKGYGKRPTVVSTDGPAHQRHRAPLNSGLSAVRIAALVPYAAERAEALVDGFAQDGGVELMEAYARQLPGQVIGRLIGLDPADVPAAVHGGYRAEELLFRPLDPDEQVRAAEDVVALQQLLDTYVRDRRMSPRDDLCSAMVAALAPGSGDLTLDQRHELVSNLQNFLIAGHLTTTALIGTTLLHLLSDRRQWELVCADRELIPAAVEEAARFDSPVQGFRRTTTRAVTIAGTELPAGETVFVAYGSANRDEERYERPEVFDMTRPLSRQHVAFGHGAHGCPGSQLAREQLRLTIGLFARRLPGLRVEEDRLPVAMRPTLIHRSPEALHLTW; encoded by the coding sequence GTGGCGAGCAAAGATCACGCCAGGCTCGACGAGCTGCAACGCGATCCCTATCCGCTCTACGCGCGGGCGCGCCGGGCCGAGGGCCTGACCTTCGTTCCCGAGCTGGATGCCTGGCTCGTCGCGCGGGACACGGACGTACGGGAAGTGCTGCGCCGGCCCGAGGAGTTCTCGTCGGTGCGCGCGCTGCTCCCCGATGTCATGCCCTCGCCCGCCGCGCTGGAGGTCCTGGCCAAGGGCTACGGGAAGCGCCCCACCGTCGTCTCCACCGACGGCCCCGCCCATCAGCGCCACCGGGCTCCGCTCAACAGCGGCCTGTCCGCCGTCCGGATCGCCGCGCTGGTGCCGTACGCCGCCGAGCGCGCCGAGGCACTGGTCGACGGCTTCGCGCAGGACGGCGGAGTCGAACTGATGGAGGCGTACGCCCGACAGCTGCCCGGCCAGGTGATCGGGCGGCTCATCGGGCTCGACCCGGCGGACGTGCCGGCCGCGGTGCACGGCGGCTACCGCGCCGAAGAACTGCTGTTCCGGCCGCTGGACCCGGACGAGCAGGTCCGGGCCGCCGAGGATGTCGTCGCGCTGCAGCAGCTCCTCGACACCTATGTAAGGGACCGGCGGATGAGCCCGCGCGACGACCTCTGCTCGGCGATGGTCGCCGCGCTCGCGCCCGGAAGCGGCGATCTCACCCTCGACCAGCGCCACGAGCTGGTGTCGAACCTCCAGAACTTCCTGATCGCCGGACATCTCACGACCACCGCGCTCATCGGTACGACGCTGCTTCATCTGCTGAGCGACCGACGGCAGTGGGAACTGGTCTGCGCCGACCGGGAGTTGATACCGGCAGCCGTGGAGGAGGCCGCGCGGTTCGACAGTCCGGTCCAGGGCTTCAGGCGGACCACCACCCGGGCTGTGACGATCGCCGGCACCGAACTCCCCGCCGGGGAAACGGTGTTCGTGGCGTACGGATCGGCCAACCGCGACGAGGAACGTTACGAGCGGCCCGAGGTCTTCGACATGACCCGGCCCCTTTCCCGGCAGCATGTCGCCTTCGGCCACGGGGCCCACGGCTGCCCCGGCTCCCAGCTCGCCCGTGAGCAGCTCCGGCTGACCATTGGGCTGTTCGCCCGCAGGCTGCCCGGCCTGCGGGTCGAGGAGGACAGGCTGCCGGTCGCGATGCGGCCCACCCTGATCCATCGCTCGCCCGAAGCACTCCATCTGACCTGGTGA
- the cobF gene encoding precorrin-6A synthase (deacetylating), with amino-acid sequence MRKIYVIGIGAGDPDHLTLQAVKALNKADAFFILDKGEEKSDLTRLRRDILDAHIEDPSYRLVEARDPERDRKTSDYSPAVDDWRHRRADLYERFIAEELGEDECGAFLVWGDPALYDSTLGILEEILERGAVAFDHEVVPGISSVSALLARHRTGLNRVARPVQITTGRRLAEGWPDGVDDVVVMLDARQAFTRHLDQDLFIYWGAYVGTEDEILVSGRLAEVSGRIEELRAEARARKGWIMDTYLLRRG; translated from the coding sequence GTGAGAAAGATCTATGTGATCGGCATCGGCGCGGGTGACCCCGACCATCTGACGCTGCAGGCAGTCAAGGCGCTGAACAAGGCGGATGCGTTCTTCATCCTCGACAAGGGCGAGGAGAAGTCGGATCTGACGCGACTGCGGCGCGACATTCTGGACGCGCACATCGAGGATCCTTCGTACCGTCTGGTCGAGGCGCGGGATCCGGAGCGGGACCGGAAAACATCGGACTACTCCCCCGCGGTCGACGACTGGCGCCACCGCCGGGCCGACCTCTATGAGCGGTTCATCGCCGAGGAGCTGGGCGAGGACGAGTGCGGGGCCTTCCTCGTCTGGGGCGATCCGGCGCTGTACGACTCCACCCTCGGCATCCTGGAGGAGATCCTCGAACGCGGCGCGGTCGCCTTCGACCATGAGGTGGTTCCGGGCATCAGCAGTGTCTCGGCGCTGCTGGCCAGACACCGTACCGGTCTCAACCGGGTCGCGCGTCCTGTGCAGATCACCACAGGCAGGAGGCTCGCCGAAGGCTGGCCGGACGGCGTCGACGATGTGGTCGTGATGCTCGACGCCCGGCAGGCCTTCACCCGCCATCTCGACCAGGACCTCTTCATCTACTGGGGCGCCTATGTGGGCACCGAGGACGAGATCCTGGTGTCGGGGCGGCTGGCGGAGGTCTCCGGCCGGATCGAGGAACTGAGGGCCGAGGCGCGCGCCCGGAAGGGCTGGATCATGGACACCTATCTGCTGCGGCGCGGCTGA
- a CDS encoding GTP-binding protein, with product MAYDDDCELADPFPAALKILVAGGFGVGKTTFVGAVSEIEPLSTEELLTQVSVATDSLDGIESKTTTTVAMDFGRITLDRSHVLYLFGTPGQERFWFMWDELSEGALGAVILADTRRLENSFSAVDFFERRGIGFVVAVNEFDGAYRYEPEEVRAALDLKPEVPVVLCDARIASSGIGTLVTLVQHLLTTTAVPAMAPSYGAPT from the coding sequence ATGGCCTACGACGACGACTGTGAGCTTGCCGACCCCTTTCCCGCCGCACTGAAGATCCTCGTCGCGGGCGGATTCGGGGTCGGCAAGACGACTTTCGTGGGAGCGGTCAGTGAGATCGAACCACTGAGTACGGAGGAGCTCCTGACCCAGGTCAGCGTGGCGACCGACAGCCTGGACGGCATTGAGTCCAAGACCACCACAACCGTCGCCATGGACTTCGGCCGGATCACCCTGGACCGCAGTCATGTGCTCTATCTCTTCGGAACACCCGGCCAGGAGCGCTTCTGGTTCATGTGGGACGAGCTCTCCGAAGGCGCGCTCGGCGCGGTCATTCTCGCCGACACGCGCCGCCTCGAGAACTCATTCTCCGCGGTGGACTTCTTCGAGCGGCGCGGCATCGGATTCGTCGTCGCCGTCAACGAGTTCGACGGCGCCTACCGCTATGAACCGGAAGAGGTACGGGCCGCGCTCGACCTCAAACCGGAGGTGCCGGTCGTGCTGTGCGACGCGCGGATCGCCAGCTCGGGGATAGGGACCCTGGTCACCCTCGTCCAGCATCTGCTCACCACCACCGCGGTGCCGGCCATGGCACCGAGCTACGGAGCACCAACATGA
- a CDS encoding GAF domain-containing protein, with product MTYDPTGHLLLTPVDREAPVRVRRLRQLGFGDRPDPAFDEFAHKLAEVTGAPYSMVNFIDENQQFFAGLHTPSGAHSGTDLGATAATGDGGVSRFMARDHGYCPHVVVRRKALVLEDVCDYPRFAGNPVVDEIGIRSYLGAPLIDRTGIALGTICVVDTEPRPWGRAGLETIKSLAAELIDQIHRREDGSI from the coding sequence ATGACGTACGACCCGACCGGCCATCTGCTGCTCACGCCCGTAGACCGCGAAGCGCCCGTCCGCGTAAGGCGGCTGCGTCAGCTGGGTTTCGGGGACCGGCCGGACCCGGCCTTCGACGAATTCGCGCACAAACTCGCCGAGGTGACCGGCGCGCCGTACTCCATGGTCAACTTCATTGACGAGAACCAGCAGTTCTTCGCCGGTCTGCACACCCCGTCCGGTGCGCACTCCGGCACCGACCTGGGTGCGACGGCCGCGACGGGCGACGGTGGTGTCAGCCGGTTCATGGCGCGGGACCACGGCTACTGCCCGCACGTGGTCGTACGGCGCAAGGCGCTGGTCCTGGAGGACGTCTGCGACTATCCGCGGTTCGCGGGAAACCCGGTGGTGGACGAGATCGGCATCCGTTCCTATCTCGGTGCGCCGTTGATCGACCGCACGGGGATCGCACTGGGCACGATCTGTGTGGTCGACACCGAGCCGCGGCCCTGGGGCCGGGCGGGGCTCGAGACCATCAAGTCGCTCGCCGCGGAACTGATCGACCAGATCCACCGGCGTGAGGACGGCAGTATCTGA
- a CDS encoding cobalt-precorrin-6A reductase — protein sequence MPGTYILILGGTAEARQLAAELTGRGGLRVTTSLAGRVAQPRMPAGEVRIGGFGGPEGLADWLREHRVHAVVDATHPFAAVISANAAQAAAAVGIPLCMLRRPGWSAGPGDFWHSALSLADAAAQLPALGRRVFLTTGRLGLAAFAGLDQLRFLVRSVEPPEPPLPRHTRVLLDRGPFTVEGERELLRTQGIDVLVTKDSGGPATSAKLVAARELGVPVVVVRRPSAPPEVPFAPDVAGVLEFLAQLGQL from the coding sequence ATGCCCGGCACGTACATCCTGATCCTCGGCGGCACGGCCGAAGCCCGGCAGCTCGCCGCCGAGCTGACCGGGCGCGGTGGCCTCCGTGTCACCACCTCGCTCGCCGGTCGGGTGGCGCAGCCCCGGATGCCCGCCGGAGAGGTACGCATCGGCGGTTTCGGTGGGCCGGAAGGTCTCGCAGACTGGCTGCGCGAGCACCGCGTCCATGCCGTCGTCGATGCCACGCACCCGTTTGCCGCCGTCATCAGCGCCAACGCCGCGCAGGCCGCGGCAGCCGTCGGCATCCCGCTCTGCATGCTGCGGCGGCCCGGCTGGAGCGCCGGCCCCGGGGACTTCTGGCATTCGGCCCTCTCGCTCGCCGACGCCGCCGCGCAGCTGCCCGCGCTGGGCCGGCGCGTCTTCCTCACCACCGGTCGCCTCGGCCTCGCCGCCTTCGCAGGCCTCGACCAGCTGCGATTTCTCGTGCGGTCGGTGGAGCCGCCCGAGCCGCCGCTGCCCCGCCACACCCGGGTTCTCCTGGACCGCGGACCGTTCACCGTCGAGGGCGAGCGGGAGCTGCTCCGTACGCAGGGAATCGATGTCCTGGTGACGAAGGACAGCGGCGGACCCGCCACCTCCGCCAAGCTCGTCGCCGCGCGTGAGCTCGGCGTGCCCGTGGTGGTGGTCCGGCGTCCGTCCGCGCCGCCCGAGGTGCCCTTCGCGCCGGACGTGGCGGGCGTACTCGAGTTCCTCGCACAGCTCGGACAGCTCTGA
- a CDS encoding (Fe-S)-binding protein, with protein MRVALFVTCVNDALYPATGIATVRLLERLGVEVDFPAAQTCCGQPQFNTGYRRETEPLVRRTTRAFEGYEYVVTPSGSCVAMVRDHYPKFGETSLPSRTYELTEFLVDVLGVTDVGAYFPHTVTYHPSCHGLRMLGLGDRPRKLLDAVKGLELRELPGAEECCGFGGTFAVKNAEVSAAMGRDKVRNAVSTGADVLCGADNSCLMHIDGILRRQAVPTQGVPLRALHIADILASTEEEPYV; from the coding sequence ATGCGTGTCGCACTCTTCGTCACCTGCGTCAATGACGCGTTGTACCCGGCCACGGGCATCGCGACGGTGAGACTCCTGGAGCGGCTGGGCGTAGAGGTGGACTTCCCGGCCGCGCAGACCTGCTGCGGACAGCCGCAGTTCAACACCGGCTACCGGCGCGAGACCGAGCCCCTGGTACGCCGGACGACGCGGGCCTTCGAGGGGTACGAGTACGTCGTGACGCCGTCGGGATCGTGCGTGGCCATGGTGCGTGACCACTACCCCAAGTTCGGTGAGACCTCGCTCCCCTCCCGTACGTACGAACTCACCGAGTTTCTTGTCGACGTCCTCGGCGTCACCGACGTCGGCGCCTACTTCCCGCACACCGTCACCTACCACCCCTCCTGTCACGGTCTGCGGATGCTCGGCCTCGGCGACCGGCCGCGAAAGCTCCTCGACGCGGTGAAGGGCCTTGAGCTGCGCGAACTGCCCGGCGCCGAGGAGTGCTGCGGTTTCGGCGGCACCTTCGCCGTCAAGAATGCCGAGGTCTCCGCCGCCATGGGGCGGGACAAGGTCCGCAATGCGGTCTCCACCGGAGCGGATGTGCTGTGCGGAGCCGACAACTCCTGCCTGATGCACATCGACGGCATCCTGCGCCGCCAGGCTGTGCCCACGCAGGGTGTGCCGCTGCGAGCCCTGCACATCGCGGACATCCTCGCCAGTACCGAAGAGGAGCCCTACGTATGA